The Anaerolineales bacterium genomic sequence GGCGGGATCCACACTGGCTTTGTACTGATCATACAGATCCTGTACTTCCTTCAGCGTTGCGGGTGGTTCCTCACCTTGCTCGCCGCCCGACTTGTACCACACGCCGAACGCCGGCCCCATCCACGAACGTTCGTCGAACGGGAACAGGTAGATTGGGTCGACCATTGGAACCAGTCCGCGGTCGGTCTCCCAGGTGGCGATCATGACTTCGTTCGAGGTGGCTCGCGGCCAGTAGATGTCGCGCGACATGGTCTCCAAGACGGTCTTGAGGCCGATGTCATTCCAGCCGTCAACGATCAGTTCCAGGGTATCCATGCTGGCGCCGGAAACAGCGTCGGTCGCCTCTACGGTCAGTTCGACCGGTGTGCCGTCTGCGAAGGTGTAGAAACCGTCGGCGCCCTTGACCAGGCCGGCGGCGGCGAGGAGTTCCTCGGCCTTCGCCGGATTATACTCGGCAAAGTAATTCTCGATGTCCTGCTGGAAGAGCGGTGAATCGCGTACGACGGTGATCGTGCGCGGGATACCCTGTCCCAGGAAGGCGACGTTGTTGATCATCTCGCGGTCGATCCCCAGCGACAGCGCCTGTCGGAACTCGAGGGTCTGCATCAGGGCGCGGTACTTCTCGTCCGCATAACTCTGGTTCGGAAAGATCGTGACGTTGGACGCAGCGGCCGTGCTCCACAGCAGTGTGTGGTAACCACCGGCCTCGGCGTTATCCTGGTAAACGGTGTACTTGGCGAAGTCGATTCGGCGGTGCTGCATGCTCAGTTCGCCTGCAATGGCCATCACATTGATTGCCTCGTTGTCTTCAACCAGCGTGTAGTGAATGCGATCGATGTATGGGAGCTGCTTGCCGTCCGGGTCGACTTTCCAGTAGTAGGGGTTGCGCTCCGCGGTCATCTCGGTCGCGCCCTCTTCCCACTCGCTCACCTTCCAGGCGTACATCACGGGCAATTCGGTGTTGAAGTTGAATGCCTTGTTCTCGAAGTCCTCGTAGGTCGCCTCCGGGTTGTATTTGGGATGGTACTGCTCCAGGTAGTGCCTGGGGGCGAAGAACCCAAAGCGCTCGAAACCCAGCGGCCACTGGCCGCCGTGGAATGCTAACCCTACGCTCTCGGCCAGGCCGTTGGGGGCGGCAAACTTGAGGGTAATCGTGGCATCGTCGATCTTCTCCAGCACCATTGGTTCGCCATTGACTACCCACTCTGTGTGCGGGGCAGCCGTGATGTTCGGATCGTTCTCGATGTCTTCCCACCAGAAGATGACGTCATCGACGGTAAAGGGCTCGCCATCCGACCACTTGAGGCCCTTGCGGAAGTACAAGGTTAATTCCGTGCCGTCGGCTGACCACTCCCACTTCTCCGCCATACCGGGTTGGATGGGGTCGGCAGGGTCGCGCGGCCAGCGCAGAACGGCATCGTAGATCAGGCGACCGAGTGCGTGGAAGTCCTTCACGCCGAGGAAGGCGCGTTCCCAGGTGCCGCCGTACTCACCGATCGACTCGACGGGTTCAACAACGAGCGGATTCTCTGGCAGACGCTCTTCGACGGGAGGAAGCCCCATATCGGCCAGCATCGGCGCCTCGCTATAGGCAGCAGCCGGTTCCGCAGGAACAACCTCTTCGGGTTCTCCTGCTGCAGGCTCTTCTGGGGACGCTTCGGGGGGTGCTTCTGACGTCCCTGGGAGGGGGGTGGTGGCACAAGCAGAGAATACCAGAGACAAAAGTAGAGCGAGTAATACGGTTATCCAGATCGTGCGTTTACTTGCATGGTATATCGTTTTCATCTTCTTACTCCTCGCAATATGAGTAGAACTTGACCGAACGTTGACTCTATCCTTATGATGTATTTTTAGCTGCAGTACTCCTTTCAAGGCCTTCCCCCCACTCCGGGAAGCCATCACTCACCTTCGTTACCGAATATAGTCTGCCCGAAATGGGCGCGGATACTCGCTATTCATGATGTACTTGCAGTAAACGGAAACGGATGTCTGTCCGATCGAAATCAATCAACCAGCTGTGAAAATACCCGTGATCTTTTTCTAGGGTGCACTGGCCCGGATGACGAGCTCGGGTGTTACAAGGACCTCCTTGCAGGCCTCCTCGCAGCCGCTGATGCGCTCAAGGAGCAGCTTGACGGCCTGCCAGCCCATCTCATATTGCGAAACATGACAGGTTGTCAGCGCCGGTGTTACCAGCTGCGCCAGCGGTAC encodes the following:
- a CDS encoding ABC transporter substrate-binding protein; its protein translation is MKTIYHASKRTIWITVLLALLLSLVFSACATTPLPGTSEAPPEASPEEPAAGEPEEVVPAEPAAAYSEAPMLADMGLPPVEERLPENPLVVEPVESIGEYGGTWERAFLGVKDFHALGRLIYDAVLRWPRDPADPIQPGMAEKWEWSADGTELTLYFRKGLKWSDGEPFTVDDVIFWWEDIENDPNITAAPHTEWVVNGEPMVLEKIDDATITLKFAAPNGLAESVGLAFHGGQWPLGFERFGFFAPRHYLEQYHPKYNPEATYEDFENKAFNFNTELPVMYAWKVSEWEEGATEMTAERNPYYWKVDPDGKQLPYIDRIHYTLVEDNEAINVMAIAGELSMQHRRIDFAKYTVYQDNAEAGGYHTLLWSTAAASNVTIFPNQSYADEKYRALMQTLEFRQALSLGIDREMINNVAFLGQGIPRTITVVRDSPLFQQDIENYFAEYNPAKAEELLAAAGLVKGADGFYTFADGTPVELTVEATDAVSGASMDTLELIVDGWNDIGLKTVLETMSRDIYWPRATSNEVMIATWETDRGLVPMVDPIYLFPFDERSWMGPAFGVWYKSGGEQGEEPPATLKEVQDLYDQYKASVDPAEQLEIAKKIVRMSTEGLFAIGTVGMSPGLVVVKDNFHNVMENHTSDWLVFTPGTQDPPQFWIEQ